One window from the genome of Paramisgurnus dabryanus chromosome 24, PD_genome_1.1, whole genome shotgun sequence encodes:
- the LOC135740872 gene encoding uncharacterized protein, translated as MDASETKDPEQQVEAAPDGTEEEELRRSGRQRNPTEKMRAYIKEEALKKEKKLLQLYEQWKELARDTRKELKKDVSESQLVALINILEKGRDDVMQVYLEIRDHIAPSSDTRRRIDTCEAVTKDISKIIFDRMACLEDFEQENVKHSLRELLHHDHARSVYGSTVSCPTSSRSTVMSIAAKRADAAAELAAKEAEYSLIQEIEARKCELEKLKVEKDLKAARARLQAYDQEMSQEVSIRSSNSNAGEHQDVSLMAQRQVFPFPVQCPTNITTSRPTDITAKSSPPKSDIAYLAQAVQDSIALNRLPTTEPSIFTGDPIQFIEWKAAFVSLIHGKAISSADKLHYLKRYVGGPARKSLDGIFYRNDDEAYNDAWNKLNQRYGQPFVIQKAFREKLSKWPKIQSKDAEGFREFSDFLNACHQAMPHVKGLEILNDCDENQKLVHKLPDWAAARWNRQVTQTLIETHDFPKFIDFVTFMSMEAEITCNPVTSFSALRASDHISEKWNHKDSKRNKANVFHIRTATEDKQNDENEQSPVKGNYITCLFCKDRKHKIHSCSKFLATSLEEKRKYVKENKLCYGCMKPGHAAKDCRHRLSCDSCKGRHPTCLHDENYTKKFIPARVSNQGDTETTTATSHKVENHETSTNTSMIVPVWVSTERNPGSEKLVYALLDTQSDTVFIERELSNKLHADSCPVRLKLTTMTAKDVIMPSERVSGLKVRGYNSSVFLSLPPAYTKDSIPVSRTHIPTCDTARHWKHLSTIVDKIPPLQDCEVGLLIGYSCPRALAPKEVILGGDDEPYAIHTDLGWSVVGRLSSDHELQSFNTICHRVSIKELPPVTPADVIKVLESDFKDDGEDNKTVSQDDILFLTKLQQGIRKNDYGHYEMPLPFRARPHLPNNKQLAILRLDHLKRKLLKDERYKEHYVRFMEEVIEKGDAEEVYREGKDGENWYIPHHGVYHPKKPDKLRVVFDCSAKYQGTSLNNHLLQGPDLMNNLTGVLVRFRQHPVALMCDVEKMFHQFHVEEADRNYLCFLWWKNGNLSSHPQEYRMKVHLFGATSSPGCANYGLKHLAKEYESMYPLGSKFITTDFYVDDGVTSVASTEEAVQVAREARQLCALGGLRLHKFISNDRVVLDSIPVSERAVEVKSFDLNFDDTPLERALGIHWHIDSDRFRFSVNLKDQPATRRGILSTVASLYDPLGFIAPFLLNGKLVLQEMCRNGTGWDDPLPEELQPRWELWKADLVNLERIDIPRCYAPANFGKVIKRELHHFSDASNSGYGQCSYLRLTSEEGNIHCALVIGKSRVAPIKIQTIPRLELTAAVISVAMSKMLKQELKYADIEEHFWTDSQVVLGYINNEARRFHTFVANRVQKIHLSTNPQQWRYVPTTENPADHASRGLNAGEILTSNWLTGPSFLWKKDIPPVADIDIALAIGDPEVRQVQTLSTETTEISLSDRLLKLSSWSRAVQAVARLVRRAKGDKSNSHSTVAERENAKCIIIKDLQRNTYPKDIKLLSKGAQLSPGSKLYRLDAFLDQGGVLKVGGRLCDATLPNSVKHPAVIPKDHHVTKMIISQCHVNVKHQGKGLTINEIRSQGYWIPGMNRAVASHVHHCVTCRKLRRPTEEQRMADLPSERTNPSPPFTYCGMDCFGPFITKQSRKEHKRYGLLFTCFSSRAIHIEMLNDMSTDAFINGLRCFIALRGAVREIKCDQGTNFVGAKNELKNALKEIDEDRLTVFLAEKQCDFVLNAPHSSHAGGIWERQIRTVRNVLRSTLSLSSDRLDDASLRTFFYEAMAIVNSRPLSVDNLNDPNSLAPLTPNNLLTMKSIPALPPPGRFLREDIYARKRWRHVQYLAEQFWSRWRKEYLSNIATRQRWHTAKRNLQVGDIVMEKADNLPRNEWRLARVTETTTDKDGLVRRVKICLGDRHLEKDGRRLNKLSVIERPVQKLILLLEAV; from the coding sequence atggatgCATCTGAAACTAAAGACCCAGAACAGCAAGTGGAGGCCGCTCCTGATGGAACAGAAGAGGAGGAGCTTCGCCGTTCTGGTCGACAACGGAACCCTACGGAGAAGATGCGTGCATATATAAAGGAGGAAGCCCTGAAAAAGGAGAAAAAATTGCTTCAGCTGTACGAACAATGGAAAGAGTTGGCTCGCGACACAAGGAAGGAGTTAAAAAAAGACGTCAGTGAGAGCCAACTGGTAGCACTTATTAATATACTTGAGAAGGGAAGGGATGATGTCATGCAAGTTTACCTGGAAATCAGAGATCACATTGCTCCATCCAGTGACACTAGACGCAGAATTGATACTTGTGAAGCTGTGACAAAAGATATTTCAAAGATCATTTTTGACAGAATGGCATGCCTTGAGGACTTTGAACAAGAAAATGTAAAACACAGCCTTCGTGAGTTACTCCATCATGATCATGCTCGCTCTGTCTACGGATCCACAGTCTCATGCCCCACATCATCAAGGTCTACGGTTATGTCAATTGCAGCGAAGCGGGCAGATGCAGCAGCTGAATTAGCAGCCAAAGAAGCAGAATACTCATTAATTCAAGAGATCGAAGCACGGAAGTGTGAACTGGAAAAACTAAAGGTAGAGAAGGATCTAAAAGCGGCTAGAGCCAGACTGCAAGCATATGATCAAGAAATGTCACAGGAAGTCAGCATTCGTTCTTCAAACTCAAATGCAGGAGAACACCAGGATGTAAGCTTAATGGCGCAGCGGCAGGTGTTTCCATTTCCCGTTCAATGTCCTACCAACATTACAACATCACGTCCTACTGACATCACAGCTAAATCCTCACCTCCAAAATCTGATATAGCTTATCTCGCTCAAGCTGTACAAGATAGCATAGCCCTAAACAGGCTGCCTACAACAGAACCATCCATATTCACTGGTGATCCTATCCAATTCATTGAGTGGAAGGCTGCATTTGTGTCGCTCATTCATGGAAAGGCCATATCTTCTGCTGACAAGCTGCACTATTTAAAAAGGTATGTTGGTGGGCCAGCCCGCAAATCTCTTGATGGCATCTTCTACAGGAATGATGATGAGGCTTATAATGACGCATGGAACAAGCTGAATCAACGGTATGGACAGCCATTTGTCATACAGAAGGCATTCAGGGAAAAACTATCCAAATGGCCTAAGATTCAGTCTAAGGATGCTGAAGGGTTCAGAGAATTCTCAGACTTCTTGAACGCATGTCATCAAGCTATGCCTCACGTCAAAGGGCTCGAAATACTGAATGACTGTGATGAAAACCAAAAACTCGTACACAAATTACCAGATTGGGCAGCAGCACGGTGGAACCGTCAGGTCACGCAGACACTGATTGAGACTCATGACTTTCCAAAGTTTATAGATTTTGTCACCTTCATGTCAATGGAAGCAGAGATTACATGTAATCCAGTCACCTCCTTCAGCGCTCTTCGTGCCTCTGACCACATTTCAGAAAAATGGAATCATAAGGACAGTAAAAGGAACAAGGCTAACGTCTTTCACATTCGAACAGCTACAGAAGATAAACAGAATGATGAAAATGAACAAAGCCCTGTTAAAGGAAATTATATCACGTGTCTCTTCTGCAAAGACAGAAAGCATAAGATTCACAGCTGTTCTAAATTTTTGGCAACATCCCTGGAAGAGAAACGGAAATATGTGAAGGAGAACAAACTCTGCTACGGTTGCATGAAACCGGGCCACGCTGCAAAAGACTGCCGTCACCGTTTGTCCTGTGACAGCTGCAAAGGTAGACATCCAACATGTCTACATGATGAAAACTACACAAAGAAATTCATCCCTGCACGAGTCTCAAACCAAGGTGACACAGAGACAACTACTGCTACATCTCACAAAGTAGAGAATCATGAAACTTCCACCAATACTTCAATGATCGTGCCAGTGTGGGTATCAACTGAGAGGAATCCAGGCTCTGAAAAACTTGTTTATGCTCTGCTTGACACCCAGAGTGATACTGTGTTTATCGAACGAGAATTGAGCAACAAGCTACATGCTGACTCCTGTCCTGTGAGACTGAAATTAACAACTATGACTGCAAAGGATGTTATCATGCCGAGTGAAAGAGTGTCGGGACTCAAAGTAAGAGGCTACAATTCCTCTGTTTTTCTCAGTCTGCCTCCTGCCTACACTAAGGACTCTATTCCAGTGAGCCGTACTCACATCCCTACTTGTGACACAGCACGACATTGGAAGCATCTCTCTACAATAGTGGACAAAATTCCACCTCTGCAAGATTGTGAGGTTGGCCTTCTCATAGGCTACAGCTGTCCAAGGGCTTTGGCACCAAAAGAGGTAATTTTGGGAGGAGACGATGAACCCTATGCAATTCATACAGACCTAGGATGGAGCGTTGTTGGTCGTCTGTCATCAGACCATGAATTGCAAAGTTTCAATACCATTTGTCATCGAGTCAGCATTAAAGAGCTCCCCCCAGTGACTCCAGCAGATGTTATTAAAGTATTGGAGTCTGACTTCAAAGATGATGGTGAAGACAATAAAACAGTTTCACAGGATGACATCCTCTTCTTGACCAAACTGCAGCAAGGCATCAGGAAGAATGACTACGGACATTACGAGATGCCTCTCCCTTTCAGAGCAAGACCTCATTTGCCTAACAATAAACAGCTTGCCATTCTAAGGCTCGATCATCTCAAAAGGAAACTGTTGAAAGATGAAAGGTACAAGGAACACTACGTAAGGTTTATGGAAGAGGTAATTGAAAAGGGTGATGCAGAAGAAGTATATAGGGAAGGAAAGGATGGAGAGAACTGGTACATCCCTCATCACGGGGTGTACCATCCCAAAAAGCCAGACAAGCTCCGTGTTGTCTTCGACTGCTCCGCCAAGTACCAGGGTACCAGCCTTAACAACCATTTACTCCAAGGTCCAGATTTAATGAATAATCTGACTGGTGTTCTTGTAAGGTTCAGACAACATCCCGTCGCCCTTATGTGCGATGTGGAAAAGATGTTTCACCAGTTTCATGTGGAAGAAGCAGATCGAAATTACCTCTGTTTTCTCTGGTGGAAAAATGGAAACTTGTCTTCACACCCACAAGAATACCGCATGAAGGTCCATCTCTTCGGTGCTACTTCATCACCTGGATGCGCCAACTATGGCCTAAAACATCTCGCTAAGGAATATGAGTCCATGTATCCTCTTGGCTCAAAATTCATCACAACAGACTTCTATGTAGATGATGGTGTCACCAGTGTAGCCAGTACAGAAGAAGCTGTTCAGGTAGCAAGAGAAGCTCGTCAACTGTGCGCCTTAGGTGGTCTTAGACTGCACAAATTTATTTCCAATGACAGAGTTGTTCTGGATAGCATTCCAGTTTCTGAACGAGCTGTTGAAGTAAAGTCATTTGACCTCAACTTTGACGACACACCCCTAGAGAGAGCTTTAGGGATCCACTGGCACATTGATTCTGACAGATTTAGATTCTCTGTTAACCTCAAAGACCAGCCAGCAACACGCCGTGGCATACTATCCACAGTTGCATCACTGTACGATCCGCTGGGCTTTATTGCTCCTTTCCTGCTCAATGGAAAATTAGTGCTTCAGGAAATGTGCAGAAATGGAACAGGCTGGGATGATCCCCTTCCTGAAGAATTGCAGCCAAGGTGGGAGCTTTGGAAAGCTGATCTTGTGAACTTGGAGCGGATCGATATACCTCGCTGCTATGCGCCTGCAAACTTTGGAAAGGTCATCAAAAGAGAACTGCATCACTTCTCTGATGCCAGTAACAGCGGATATGGCCAGTGTTCCTATTTAAGATTAACAAGTGAAGAAGGAAACATCCATTGTGCCCTGGTCATAGGGAAATCCAGAGTTGCTCCCATTAAGATCCAGACTATTCCCAGGCTCGAACTGACGGCTGCCGTCATCTCAGTTGCCATGAGCAAAATGCTGAAACAGGAGCTGAAATATGCAGACATAGAAGAACATTTCTGGACCGATTCTCAAGTAGTCTTGGGATACATAAACAACGAAGCACGGCGCTTTCATACGTTCGTGGCAAACAGAGTCCAGAAGATCCATCTCAGCACTAATCCTCAACAGTGGAGATATGTTCCCACTACTGAAAACCCAGCTGACCATGCGTCAAGAGGTTTGAACGCTGGTGAGATTCTTACCTCGAACTGGTTGACAGGGCCAAGTTTCTTATGGAAGAAAGACATACCGCCTGTTGCAGATATTGACATTGCACTAGCAATTGGAGATCCTGAAGTGAGACAAGTTCAGACACTGAGTACAGAAACAACAGAAATCAGCCTCTCAGACCGCTTGTTAAAGCTGTCTTCATGGTCTAGAGCTGTCCAAGCTGTAGCTCGCCTTGTTCGCCGAGCCAAAGGAGATAAGTCCAACAGTCATAGTACTGTAGCTGAACGAGAAAATGCCAAATGCATCATCATTAAGGACTTACAAAGAAACACATATCCTAAGGATATCAAGTTGTTGAGCAAGGGAGCCCAGCTGTCACCTGGCAGCAAGTTATATCGTCTTGATGCCTTCCTAGATCAAGGAGGAGTACTCAAGGTGGGAGGAAGGCTTTGCGATGCAACCCTACCCAACTCAGTCAAACACCCAGCAGTCATACCTAAAGATCACCACGTAACAAAGATGATTATCTCTCAATGTCATGTGAATGTCAAACACCAAGGAAAGGGCCTTACAATTAATGAGATCAGATCACAAGGCTACTGGATTCCAGGTATGAACAGAGCAGTAGCCTCCCATGTGCATCATTGTGTAACATGTCGGAAGCTTAGGAGACCCACAGAGGAACAAAGAATGGCTGACCTCCCTTCAGAGCGTACAAATCCATCTCCACCATTCACGTACTGTGGTATGGACTGCTTTGGTCCTTTTATCACCAAACAGAGTCGGAAAGAACATAAAAGGTATGGCCTTCTATTCACATGTTTCAGCTCCAGAGCTATTCATATTGAAATGCTTAATGACATGTCAACAGATGCCTTTATCAATGGCCTGCGCTGTTTCATTGCATTACGGGGAGCAGTACGTGAAATCAAATGTGACCAAGGCACCAACTTTGTAGGAGCCAAGAATGAGCTTAAGAATGCTCTCAAGGAGATTGACGAGGATCGTCTGACAGTGTTCTTAGCTGAGAAACAGTGCGACTTTGTCCTAAATGCGCCCCATTCAAGCCATGCAGGTGGAATATGGGAAAGACAAATCAGAACAGTAAGAAATGTTCTACGCTCAACTCTCTCACTTTCTTCTGACAGACTGGACGATGCATCACTCCGGACATTCTTTTATGAAGCAATGGCAATCGTAAACAGTAGACCACTCTCGGTCGACAACCTAAATGACCCCAACAGCCTTGCACCTCTCACTCCTAATAACCTGCTTACCATGAAGTCTATTCCAGCACTACCACCACCAGGCAGATTCCTCAGAGAAGACATCTATGCAAGGAAAAGGTGGCGACATGTCCAGTATCTCGCCGAGCAGTTTTGGAGTCGTTGGCGTAAGGAGTATTTATCCAACATTGCCACCAGACAGCGCTGGCACACAGCAAAGAGAAACCTACAAGTAGGAGATATTGTCATGGAGAAGGCTGACAATCTGCCCAGGAATGAGTGGCGGCTGGCCAGAGTTACAGAGACTACTACAGATAAAGACGGGCTTGTGAGAAGGGTTAAGATATGTCTTGGTGACCGGCATCTGGAAAAGGATGGTCGTCGCCTTAATAAGCTGTCTGTCATTGAAAGGCCAGTCCAGAAGCTGATACTGTTGCTAGAGGCCGTCTAG